A portion of the Colius striatus isolate bColStr4 chromosome 1, bColStr4.1.hap1, whole genome shotgun sequence genome contains these proteins:
- the MZT1 gene encoding mitotic-spindle organizing protein 1 isoform X2 — translation MASNAASLNAVRETMDVLFEISRILNTGLDMETLSICVRLCEQGINPEALSSVIKELRKATEALKAAENMTG, via the exons ATGGCGAGCAATGCCGCCAGTCTCAACGCCGTGCGGGAGACCATGGACG ttCTGTTTGAGATTTCAAGAATACTAAACACTGGCTTGGATATGGAGACGTTGTCTATTTGTGTGCGGCTTTGTGAACAGGGGATAAATCCAGAAGCATTATCATCTGTTATTAAAGAGCTGCGTAAGGCTACAGAAGCTCTAAAG GCTGCTGAAAATATGACAGGCTGA
- the MZT1 gene encoding mitotic-spindle organizing protein 1 isoform X1 — translation MFKIILYILMAEFPVATRVLFEISRILNTGLDMETLSICVRLCEQGINPEALSSVIKELRKATEALKAAENMTG, via the exons ATGTTCAAAATCATCCTGTATATCCTCATGGCGGAGTTCCCTGTAGCAACCAGAG ttCTGTTTGAGATTTCAAGAATACTAAACACTGGCTTGGATATGGAGACGTTGTCTATTTGTGTGCGGCTTTGTGAACAGGGGATAAATCCAGAAGCATTATCATCTGTTATTAAAGAGCTGCGTAAGGCTACAGAAGCTCTAAAG GCTGCTGAAAATATGACAGGCTGA